The following nucleotide sequence is from Paenibacillus andongensis.
GCACTTATATCCGTATTTTGAATGAGCAATTAATACAAAGTATCGAGCAATTAAAAACAAAACTATAGATTAACACATAAAAAAGCCCTGTCTTGTAAAAGATAGGGCTTTTTTCTTATTGTAAGTTATCGTAATATCTTAGATGATAAGAAAGGTTACCGAATGTTTTACATATTTCTACAATAAGGTCCATTTCAAATTATTTTATGAAAATAATGTCGAAATAAGAAGGAATCGATAAATACAATGTTGAAGTATAAGTCGAATATTCTATTAACGGGGGTATCATAATGTCTTTGATAGACAAACCAAGTTGGAACTTGATGGAGCGATCACTGGATGCATCGACTCTAAGACAAAAGGTTGTAGCAAACAACGTAGCCAATGCGGATACACCCTTCTTCAAGCGTTCGGATGTCGTGTTCGAAGAACTTTTACAAGGTCAGATGGATTCTTCAACACCCTCTATAGAAGGTTATCGGACAGACCCTAGGCATTTCTTAATAGGGAAATCCACAAATCTGCCAAATTCAGAAATAAAAACAGATGAATCGACAGCAATTAACAACAACATGAACAATGTCGATATGGATTATGAAATGTCGTTAATGGCCAAAAATCAACTTAAATACAATGCAATGATTCAGCAAATGAACAGCGAGTTCAAAAAAATGCGCACAGTCTTAGGAGGGAAGTAATAACCAATGAGGTTAACCAATGGATTTGACATCAGTTCATCGGCACTTACTGCTCAGCGATTAAGAATGGATGTTGTCTCTTCTAATATAGCGAATGCTGATACAACACGTGCAAAATTCGTAGATGGGAAATGGGTTCCCTATACAAGGAAGTTAGTTGCTTTCGAAACGAAGTCGCAGCCCAGCTTTGCGCAGTCGCTTAAATCAGCTATGGCTGATGGTACTGGCGAAGGTGTAAGGGTGAATAAAATTTTTGAAGATAAGTCACCATTGAAACAAGTGTATAACCCATCTCATCCAGATGCGGATGCCAATGGATTTGTTTATATGCCCAATGTCGATGTGCTTAAAGAAATGGTCGATATGATCTCTGCTACTAGATCTTATGAAGCGAACGTAACTGCTCTTAATGCTAGTAAATCAATGATAACCAAAGCTTTGGAGATTGGTAGATAACCACTACAGGAGGTTGCATCATGATTGACAAAATAAGTTACAGTCCACTAAACATCATGAGTTCCATTCAACCAAAGGATAACTCTGGTGAAGGGGCTGCTGACCTTGGCAAAAGATTCGGTTCGTTCCTGAATGACGCCATAACAAACTTAAACACACAACAACAGCAAGTGGACAATTTGAATCAGAGTTTCATCAAAGGTGAGCTTTCCGATGTTCATCAATTGACAATAGCCTCTGAGAAAGCATCGCTAGGGCTTGAGTTGACTGTTCAAGTCAGAAACAAAGTCCTTGAAGCATACCAAGAAATGATGAGAATGCAGCTGTGATTGACTTAGATGCTGCTAAATTTTGGTTCGATGAGGTGACAGAGTGAACGAGAACCTGCTCCAGTACTGGGAAAAGGTGAAGCAATATTGGAATCGTTATAGTAGAACAACGAAAATCACTTTTATAGCAACGGTTGTCCTACTGATTCTTACTGCGGCAATTATAAGTATTAATTTATCAAAAACGGAGTATTCACTCGCATTTACGGAATTACA
It contains:
- the flgB gene encoding flagellar basal body rod protein FlgB, with the protein product MSLIDKPSWNLMERSLDASTLRQKVVANNVANADTPFFKRSDVVFEELLQGQMDSSTPSIEGYRTDPRHFLIGKSTNLPNSEIKTDESTAINNNMNNVDMDYEMSLMAKNQLKYNAMIQQMNSEFKKMRTVLGGK
- the flgC gene encoding flagellar basal body rod protein FlgC gives rise to the protein MRLTNGFDISSSALTAQRLRMDVVSSNIANADTTRAKFVDGKWVPYTRKLVAFETKSQPSFAQSLKSAMADGTGEGVRVNKIFEDKSPLKQVYNPSHPDADANGFVYMPNVDVLKEMVDMISATRSYEANVTALNASKSMITKALEIGR
- the fliE gene encoding flagellar hook-basal body complex protein FliE, whose product is MIDKISYSPLNIMSSIQPKDNSGEGAADLGKRFGSFLNDAITNLNTQQQQVDNLNQSFIKGELSDVHQLTIASEKASLGLELTVQVRNKVLEAYQEMMRMQL